From Pseudomonas sp. stari2, a single genomic window includes:
- a CDS encoding lactonase family protein, producing MNMRKFWPLLMAGSVGAMGLSSASAESFQLLVGSYTAGTSQGIYRMSFDSATGQIAAKPLQVIKSENPSWLTLSKDQHRLFVVNENGPGQKDPVGRVSSYSIDPKTHALTLINQVQSLGNEPTHSSLSGDASHLFVSNYSVVEDPGGTLAVLPVGSDGKLKPVVQMSAHPASRVNPERQASNHVHSTISSPDGRYVFSNDLGADKVFIYQFDPKANPDLPLTPAKTASVQLPPGSGPRHLLFSADGKHAWLTMEMSAQVAVFDYKDGVLTQTQMVDLAGGQPTSDKAAAALHASADGKFLYVSNRGTANQLLVFAIDPANGQLKELQRRSVEGDHPREFSLDPSGKFLLIANQKSNQIVVVERDGKTGLLGKTVQKLPMDAPSDLKFIVRQ from the coding sequence ATGAACATGCGTAAATTCTGGCCGTTGCTGATGGCCGGCAGCGTCGGTGCGATGGGCCTGTCCAGTGCCTCGGCCGAAAGCTTCCAGTTGCTGGTCGGCTCCTACACCGCCGGCACCAGCCAGGGCATCTACCGGATGAGCTTCGACAGCGCCACCGGCCAGATCGCCGCCAAGCCGCTGCAAGTGATCAAGAGCGAAAACCCGTCGTGGCTGACCCTGTCCAAGGACCAGCATCGGTTGTTCGTGGTCAACGAAAACGGTCCGGGCCAGAAAGACCCGGTCGGTCGCGTCAGCAGTTATTCGATCGATCCCAAGACTCACGCCCTGACCCTGATCAATCAGGTCCAGAGCCTGGGCAACGAGCCGACCCATTCGAGCCTCAGCGGCGACGCCAGTCATCTGTTCGTCAGCAACTACTCGGTGGTTGAAGATCCGGGCGGCACCCTCGCGGTGTTGCCGGTGGGCAGCGACGGCAAGCTCAAGCCGGTGGTGCAGATGAGCGCGCACCCGGCGAGCCGGGTCAATCCCGAGCGTCAGGCCTCGAACCACGTGCACTCGACGATTTCCTCGCCGGACGGCCGTTATGTGTTCTCCAATGACCTGGGCGCGGACAAGGTCTTCATCTATCAATTTGATCCGAAGGCCAACCCGGACCTGCCGCTGACCCCGGCAAAAACCGCCTCGGTGCAACTGCCACCGGGCAGCGGGCCGCGTCATCTGTTGTTCAGCGCTGACGGCAAGCATGCCTGGCTGACCATGGAAATGAGCGCGCAAGTCGCGGTGTTCGACTACAAGGACGGCGTGCTGACCCAGACGCAAATGGTTGATCTGGCGGGCGGCCAGCCGACGTCGGACAAAGCCGCTGCGGCGCTGCATGCGTCCGCCGATGGGAAATTCCTCTACGTCAGCAACCGTGGCACCGCCAATCAACTGCTGGTATTTGCCATCGACCCGGCCAACGGCCAGCTCAAGGAACTGCAGCGACGTTCGGTGGAAGGCGATCACCCGCGTGAATTCAGCCTCGATCCGAGCGGTAAATTTCTGCTGATCGCCAACCAGAAGAGCAACCAGATTGTCGTGGTCGAGCGCGACGGCAAGACCGGTCTGCTGGGCAAAACCGTGCAGAAACTGCCGATGGATGCCCCGAGCGACCTCAAGTTTATCGTGCGTCAATAA
- a CDS encoding DUF5629 family protein, with translation MTAVPDTLLNALEHCGMVEIDGLHAFEFALDEDDNLHIECIDGRTAKHWEFTPAQVEAATFDQDLQSWLIIGFASDTKTVGEHRLVCLGDVLSSADDEDETE, from the coding sequence ATGACTGCCGTACCAGACACCCTTCTCAACGCCCTCGAACACTGCGGTATGGTCGAAATCGACGGCCTGCACGCCTTCGAATTCGCCCTCGATGAAGACGATAACCTGCATATCGAGTGCATCGATGGCCGAACGGCCAAGCATTGGGAGTTCACACCGGCCCAGGTTGAAGCGGCGACGTTTGACCAGGACCTGCAGAGCTGGTTGATCATCGGTTTTGCCAGCGACACCAAAACTGTCGGCGAACACCGTCTGGTCTGCCTCGGCGATGTGCTCAGCAGCGCCGACGACGAGGATGAAACCGAATGA
- a CDS encoding aldehyde dehydrogenase (NADP(+)) — MTQILGHNYIGGRRSAAGSVKLHSIDATTGEPLPHDFIQATEEEVDAAAKAAASAYPAYRSLSAERRAQFLDAIADELDALGDDFVAVVCRETALPAGRIQGERGRTSGQMRLFAKVLRRGDFYGARIDLPLPDRQPLPRPDLRQYRIGLGPVAVFGASNFPLAFSTAGGDTASALAAGCPVVFKAHSGHMATAELVADAVIRAAEKTAMPAGVFNMIYGGGVGEWLVKHPAIQAVGFTGSLKGGRALCDMAAARPQPIPVFAEMSSINPVIILPQALAVRSESVARDLTASVVQGCGQFCTNPGLVIGIRSPQFTTFVEQLAALIADQPAQTMLNAGTLGSYGKGLEKLLAHAGIEHLAGNPQLGNQAHPQLFKANASLLIDVDEVLQEEVFGPTTVIVEVADQVQLSAALHGLHGQLTATIIGEPADFAQFPELTPLLEQKVGRILLNGYPTGVEVCDSMVHGGPYPATSDARGTSVGTLAIDRFLRPVCFQNYPDNLLPEPLKNANPLRIQRLVDGKPSREAL, encoded by the coding sequence ATGACTCAGATTCTCGGTCACAACTACATCGGCGGGCGTCGCAGCGCGGCGGGCAGCGTCAAGTTGCACAGCATCGACGCCACGACGGGTGAACCCTTGCCTCACGATTTCATCCAGGCCACGGAAGAGGAAGTGGACGCTGCCGCCAAAGCGGCCGCTTCTGCCTACCCGGCCTATCGCAGCTTGAGCGCCGAACGACGCGCGCAGTTCCTCGATGCAATCGCCGATGAACTGGACGCGCTGGGCGATGATTTTGTCGCGGTGGTCTGCCGTGAGACCGCGCTGCCTGCCGGGCGGATTCAGGGTGAGCGTGGCCGCACCAGCGGCCAGATGCGGTTGTTCGCCAAAGTCCTGCGGCGTGGTGATTTCTACGGTGCGCGGATTGATCTGCCGCTGCCGGATCGCCAGCCGCTGCCGCGTCCCGATCTGCGCCAATACCGCATCGGCTTGGGCCCGGTGGCGGTGTTCGGCGCGAGCAACTTTCCGCTGGCATTCTCCACCGCTGGCGGCGACACCGCGTCGGCGCTGGCCGCCGGTTGCCCGGTGGTGTTCAAGGCCCACAGCGGTCACATGGCCACGGCCGAACTCGTGGCCGACGCGGTGATTCGGGCGGCAGAAAAAACCGCGATGCCGGCCGGCGTGTTCAACATGATTTATGGCGGCGGCGTGGGTGAATGGCTGGTCAAGCATCCCGCCATTCAAGCCGTCGGCTTCACCGGTTCGCTGAAGGGTGGACGGGCACTGTGCGACATGGCAGCGGCACGGCCCCAACCGATCCCGGTGTTCGCCGAGATGTCGAGCATCAACCCTGTGATCATCCTGCCTCAGGCCTTGGCCGTTCGTTCGGAATCCGTCGCTCGAGATCTCACTGCATCGGTGGTGCAGGGCTGCGGTCAGTTCTGTACCAACCCGGGATTAGTGATCGGCATTCGCTCGCCGCAGTTCACGACGTTCGTCGAGCAACTCGCCGCGCTGATCGCTGATCAACCGGCGCAAACCATGCTCAATGCCGGGACCCTCGGCAGCTACGGCAAGGGTCTGGAAAAACTCTTGGCGCATGCCGGTATCGAGCATCTGGCCGGCAACCCTCAGTTGGGTAATCAAGCACATCCGCAGTTGTTCAAGGCCAATGCCAGCCTGTTGATCGATGTCGATGAAGTACTTCAAGAGGAAGTGTTCGGCCCGACTACGGTGATCGTCGAAGTGGCGGATCAGGTGCAACTGAGTGCGGCGCTGCACGGTCTGCATGGGCAACTGACGGCGACGATCATTGGCGAACCGGCTGACTTTGCGCAATTCCCGGAGCTGACGCCGTTGCTGGAACAGAAGGTCGGCCGAATTCTGCTTAACGGTTACCCGACCGGCGTCGAGGTGTGTGATTCGATGGTCCACGGCGGACCGTATCCGGCGACGTCCGATGCGCGCGGCACCTCGGTCGGCACCCTGGCCATCGATCGTTTCCTGCGCCCGGTGTGCTTTCAGAACTACCCCGACAACCTGCTGCCGGAACCGCTGAAAAACGCCAACCCGCTGCGGATTCAGCGACTGGTCGACGGCAAGCCTTCACGCGAAGCGCTCTAA
- the araD1 gene encoding AraD1 family protein, with product MHLVQFELSNGERRVGVVEGGLVREVQDARTVRDLALAAIEAGSTLAQQVQALGLGISHEYAQLLKDLRILPPLDHPDPAHLLVSGTGLTHLGSASARDKMHQQAGDEAAMTDTMRIFKWGVEGGKPAAGQAGVQPEWFYKGDGGIVVRPGQPFPLPPFAEDAGEEPEMAGLYVIGHDGKPYRLGFAVGNEFSDHVMERKNYLYLAHSKLRSCSYGPELRVGELPQHLAGTSRILRDGEVLWQNEFLSGEANMCHSLANLEYHHFKYSQFLRPGDVHIHFFGTATLSFADGVRTQPGDVFEISQAEFGAPLVNGIAPVEAVFQPDSIGTL from the coding sequence ATGCATCTGGTTCAATTCGAATTGAGTAACGGCGAGCGCCGCGTCGGGGTGGTCGAGGGCGGTCTGGTTCGCGAAGTGCAGGATGCGCGCACGGTTCGTGATCTCGCCCTGGCCGCGATTGAAGCCGGCAGCACCCTCGCGCAGCAAGTGCAGGCCCTCGGCCTAGGCATCAGCCACGAATACGCGCAGTTGCTCAAAGACCTGCGCATCCTGCCGCCGCTGGATCACCCGGACCCCGCGCACCTGCTGGTCAGCGGCACCGGCCTTACACATCTTGGCAGCGCCTCGGCCCGGGACAAGATGCACCAGCAGGCCGGCGACGAAGCGGCGATGACCGACACCATGCGCATCTTCAAATGGGGCGTGGAGGGCGGCAAACCGGCGGCGGGGCAGGCCGGGGTGCAACCGGAATGGTTCTATAAGGGTGATGGCGGCATCGTCGTGCGCCCGGGGCAGCCGTTCCCGCTGCCGCCGTTTGCCGAAGACGCCGGCGAAGAGCCGGAGATGGCCGGCCTCTATGTTATCGGCCACGACGGCAAGCCGTATCGCCTCGGTTTCGCGGTGGGCAACGAATTCTCCGATCACGTCATGGAGCGCAAGAACTACCTGTACCTGGCTCACTCGAAACTGCGCAGTTGCAGCTACGGCCCGGAACTGCGCGTGGGTGAATTGCCGCAACACCTGGCCGGTACCAGCCGCATCCTGCGCGACGGCGAAGTGCTGTGGCAGAACGAGTTCCTCAGCGGCGAGGCCAACATGTGCCATAGCCTGGCGAACCTCGAATACCACCACTTCAAGTACAGCCAGTTCCTGCGTCCGGGCGACGTGCACATTCACTTTTTCGGCACCGCGACCCTGTCGTTCGCTGACGGCGTTCGCACACAGCCCGGCGACGTGTTCGAGATCAGCCAGGCCGAATTCGGCGCGCCGCTGGTCAACGGCATCGCCCCGGTTGAAGCGGTTTTCCAACCGGACAGCATCGGCACCCTTTAA
- a CDS encoding MFS transporter, protein MSQELRLVRRITLKLIPFLILLYLIAYVDRSAVGFAKLHMGADIGIGDAAYGLGAGLFFIGYFLLEIPSNLMLERFGARRWFARIMITWGAITIGMAFVQGPHSFYVMRFLLGAAEAGFFPGVLYYITQWFPVRHRGKILGLFILSQPIAMMITGPVSGGLLGMDGILGLHGWQWLFIVIGTPAILLTWPVLRWLPDGPQQVKWMDQGEKDWLTGELKKDLQEYGQTRHGNPLHALKDKRVLLLALFYLPVTLSIYGLGLWLPTLIKQFGGSDLVTGFVSSVPYIFGIVGLLIVPRSSDRMNDRYGHLAVLYVLGALGLFLSAWLSLPVAQLAALCLVAFALFSCTAVFWTLPGRFFAGASAAAGIALINSVGNLGGYIGPFVIGALKEYTGNLASGLYFLSGVMVFGLILTGVVYRLLERKHVLPVDQFAASARGATRT, encoded by the coding sequence ATGAGCCAGGAACTGCGGCTTGTCCGGCGCATCACGCTGAAACTGATTCCATTCCTGATCCTGCTGTACCTGATTGCCTATGTGGATCGCTCCGCCGTCGGCTTCGCCAAGCTGCACATGGGCGCTGATATCGGCATCGGCGATGCCGCCTACGGCCTCGGGGCCGGGCTGTTTTTCATTGGCTACTTTCTGCTGGAGATCCCCAGCAACCTGATGCTCGAACGCTTCGGTGCGCGGCGCTGGTTCGCGCGGATCATGATCACCTGGGGCGCGATTACCATCGGCATGGCTTTTGTCCAGGGTCCGCACAGTTTCTACGTCATGCGCTTTCTGCTTGGCGCGGCGGAGGCGGGGTTCTTTCCCGGCGTTCTGTACTACATCACCCAATGGTTCCCGGTGCGCCATCGCGGCAAGATCCTCGGGCTGTTCATCCTTTCCCAACCGATCGCGATGATGATCACCGGCCCCGTGTCCGGCGGCCTGCTGGGCATGGACGGCATCCTCGGTCTGCATGGCTGGCAATGGCTGTTCATCGTCATCGGCACCCCGGCGATCCTGCTGACCTGGCCGGTATTGCGCTGGCTGCCGGATGGCCCGCAGCAAGTGAAATGGATGGATCAGGGGGAGAAGGACTGGCTGACCGGCGAGCTGAAAAAGGATCTGCAGGAGTACGGCCAGACCCGCCACGGCAATCCGCTGCATGCGCTCAAGGACAAACGTGTGTTGCTGCTGGCGCTGTTCTATCTGCCGGTGACACTGAGCATCTATGGACTTGGCCTGTGGCTGCCGACTCTGATCAAACAGTTCGGCGGCAGCGATCTGGTGACCGGTTTCGTCTCGTCGGTGCCGTACATCTTCGGCATCGTCGGCCTGCTGATCGTGCCGCGCAGTTCCGACCGCATGAATGATCGCTACGGGCATCTGGCGGTGCTTTATGTGCTGGGCGCCCTCGGCCTGTTCCTCAGTGCCTGGCTGTCCTTGCCGGTGGCGCAACTGGCCGCGTTGTGTCTGGTGGCGTTCGCGCTGTTTTCCTGCACGGCGGTGTTCTGGACTTTGCCGGGGCGGTTCTTTGCCGGTGCCAGTGCGGCGGCGGGCATTGCCTTGATCAACTCGGTTGGCAACCTCGGCGGCTACATCGGCCCGTTCGTGATCGGCGCGTTGAAGGAATACACCGGCAACCTCGCGTCGGGCCTGTACTTCCTGTCCGGGGTGATGGTGTTCGGGCTGATTTTGACGGGCGTCGTCTATCGCTTGCTGGAGCGTAAACACGTATTGCCAGTCGACCAATTTGCAGCGAGTGCACGCGGCGCAACGCGCACCTGA
- a CDS encoding IlvD/Edd family dehydratase has product MSDKHPTLRSAQWFGTADKNGFMYRSWMKNQGIADHQFHGKPIIGICNTWSELTPCNAHFRQIAEHVKRGVIEAGGFPVEFPVFSNGESNLRPTAMLTRNLASMDVEEAIRGNPIDGVVLLTGCDKTTPALLMGAASCDVPAIVVTGGPMLNGKHKGKDIGSGTVVWQLSEQVKAGTITIDDFLAAEGGMSRSAGTCNTMGTASTMACMAEALGTSLPHNAAIPAVDARRYVLAHMSGMRAVEMVREDLKLSKILTKEAFENAIRVNAAIGGSTNAVIHLKAIAGRIGVELDLDDWTRIGRGMPTIVDLQPSGRFLMEEFYYAGGLPAVLRRLGEANLIPNPDALTVNGKSIGENTKDAPIYGEDEVIRTLDNPIRADGGICVLRGNLAPLGAVLKPSAATPELMQHRGRAVVFENFDMYKARINDPELDVDANSILVMKNCGPKGYPGMAEVGNMGLPAKLLAQGVTDMVRISDARMSGTAYGTVVLHVAPEAAAGGPLAVVKEGDWIELDCASGRLHLDIPDAELAARMADLQPPQQLLVGGYRQLYIDHVLQADQGCDFDFLVGCRGAEVPRHSH; this is encoded by the coding sequence ATGTCTGATAAGCACCCCACCCTGCGCTCCGCCCAATGGTTTGGCACGGCCGACAAGAACGGCTTCATGTACCGCAGCTGGATGAAGAATCAGGGCATCGCCGACCATCAGTTCCATGGCAAACCGATCATCGGCATCTGCAACACCTGGTCGGAACTGACGCCGTGCAACGCGCACTTCCGCCAGATTGCCGAGCACGTCAAACGCGGTGTGATCGAGGCCGGCGGCTTCCCGGTGGAATTCCCGGTGTTCTCCAACGGCGAATCAAACCTGCGCCCGACTGCCATGCTCACCCGCAACCTGGCGAGCATGGACGTCGAGGAAGCGATTCGCGGCAACCCGATTGACGGCGTGGTGCTGCTGACCGGTTGCGACAAGACCACCCCGGCGCTGCTGATGGGCGCGGCCAGTTGCGACGTGCCGGCGATCGTCGTCACTGGCGGGCCGATGCTCAACGGCAAGCACAAGGGTAAGGACATTGGCTCCGGCACGGTGGTCTGGCAGCTCAGCGAACAGGTCAAGGCCGGCACCATCACGATTGACGATTTCCTTGCGGCCGAGGGCGGCATGTCCCGCTCGGCCGGCACCTGCAACACCATGGGCACCGCGTCGACCATGGCCTGCATGGCCGAAGCACTGGGCACGTCCCTGCCGCACAACGCGGCGATTCCGGCGGTGGATGCGCGGCGTTATGTGCTGGCGCACATGTCCGGCATGCGTGCGGTCGAGATGGTGCGAGAAGACTTGAAGCTGTCGAAAATCCTGACCAAGGAGGCTTTCGAAAACGCGATCCGGGTCAACGCAGCGATTGGCGGTTCGACCAACGCGGTGATCCACCTCAAAGCCATCGCCGGGCGCATTGGTGTCGAGCTGGATCTGGACGACTGGACCCGCATCGGCCGTGGCATGCCAACCATCGTCGACCTGCAACCGTCCGGACGTTTCCTGATGGAAGAGTTCTACTACGCGGGCGGCTTGCCGGCCGTGCTCCGGCGCCTCGGCGAGGCCAATCTGATTCCGAATCCGGACGCGTTGACGGTCAATGGCAAATCCATCGGCGAGAACACCAAGGACGCACCGATCTACGGCGAAGACGAAGTAATCCGCACCCTCGACAATCCGATCCGCGCCGACGGCGGGATCTGCGTGTTACGCGGCAACCTGGCTCCCCTGGGCGCGGTGCTCAAGCCGTCCGCCGCCACGCCGGAACTGATGCAGCACCGTGGCCGCGCGGTCGTATTCGAGAATTTCGATATGTACAAGGCGCGGATCAACGACCCGGAGCTGGATGTCGATGCGAACTCGATTCTGGTGATGAAAAACTGCGGGCCGAAGGGTTATCCGGGCATGGCCGAAGTCGGCAACATGGGTTTGCCGGCCAAGTTGCTGGCCCAGGGTGTGACGGATATGGTGCGCATTTCTGATGCACGCATGAGCGGCACCGCGTATGGCACCGTCGTGTTGCACGTCGCCCCGGAAGCGGCGGCCGGCGGGCCGTTGGCGGTGGTTAAGGAAGGCGACTGGATCGAGCTGGACTGCGCCAGTGGGCGTTTACACCTGGATATTCCGGACGCTGAACTGGCGGCGCGCATGGCGGATCTGCAACCACCGCAGCAGCTGTTGGTGGGTGGTTATCGTCAGTTGTACATCGACCATGTGCTGCAGGCGGATCAGGGTTGCGACTTTGATTTCCTGGTCGGCTGTCGAGGTGCTGAAGTCCCCCGCCACTCCCATTAA
- a CDS encoding FadR/GntR family transcriptional regulator — MDYRKPSDRKSMHSRIVQELGMQIVSGRFLPDDKLPAEALLCEEYAVSRPVLREATRVLVAKGLVYSKPRVGTVVKPRREWHMLDPDVLHWLMQSSPQNEFFNVLTSVRSIIEPAAAALAAQHATDADIAAIGEAYQRMEAAPTPEALLQPDLDFHSRIADATHNDLLANLCNMLSVAIAEALKHSNQRPNLHELALPRHKAILTAIENRDALGARHATLVQLDDARSALSVVLGTELS, encoded by the coding sequence ATGGATTACCGCAAACCTTCCGACCGCAAAAGCATGCACTCGCGCATTGTCCAGGAACTGGGCATGCAGATCGTCTCCGGCCGTTTTCTGCCCGACGACAAACTGCCCGCCGAAGCCTTGCTCTGCGAGGAATACGCGGTCAGTCGGCCGGTGTTGCGCGAAGCCACGCGGGTGTTGGTGGCCAAGGGGCTGGTGTACTCGAAACCGCGGGTCGGCACCGTGGTCAAACCGCGCCGCGAATGGCACATGCTCGACCCGGACGTACTGCACTGGCTGATGCAAAGCAGCCCGCAGAATGAGTTCTTCAACGTGCTGACCAGCGTGCGCAGCATCATCGAACCGGCCGCCGCCGCCCTCGCCGCCCAACACGCCACGGATGCCGACATCGCCGCCATCGGCGAAGCCTACCAACGCATGGAAGCTGCACCGACCCCGGAAGCCTTGCTGCAACCGGATCTGGATTTCCACAGCCGCATCGCCGACGCAACCCACAACGACTTGCTGGCGAACCTGTGCAACATGCTGTCGGTGGCAATTGCCGAGGCGTTGAAGCATTCCAACCAGCGGCCGAATCTGCATGAACTGGCGTTGCCTCGGCACAAGGCGATTCTGACCGCCATCGAGAACCGTGATGCGTTGGGGGCTCGGCATGCGACGTTGGTGCAGCTGGATGATGCGCGGAGTGCGCTGAGTGTTGTGCTCGGCACCGAACTTTCCTGA
- a CDS encoding RND family transporter, with protein sequence MTSLSTHHQDKATFLERLIFNNRPAVIVICLLVSIFLFWQATLIRPSTSFEKMIPLKHPFIEKMMEHRNDLTNLGNTVRISVEAKDGDIFSKEYMETLRQINDEVFYISGVDRSGLKSLWSPSVRWTEVTEEGFAGGEVIPQSYDGSQDSLDMLRNNVLKSGQVGRLVANDFKSSIVDIPLLESYPDPQDQGKLLALDYRQFSHELEDKIRNKFEAQNPNVKIHIVGFAKKVGDLIDGLVMVVMFFGIAFVITLILLLWFTNCLRSTVAVLSTTLVAVVWQLGLMHFFGFGLDPYSMLVPFLIFAIGISHGVQKINGIALQSSEADNALTAARRTFRQLFLPGMIAILADAVGFITLLIIDIGVIRELAIGASIGVAVIVFTNLILLPVAISYVGISKRAIAKSKKDANREHPFWRLLSNFASPKVAPVSIALALIAFGGGLWYSQNLKIGDLDQGAPELRPDSRYNKDNNFIINNYSTSSDVLVVMVKTKSEGCSRYEAMAPIDELMWKMQNTEGVQSAISLVTVSKQMIKGMNEGNLKWETLSRNPDVLNNSIARADGLYNNSCSLAPVLVFLNDHKAETLDRAVKAVQEFARDNNKDGLEFILAAGNAGIEAATNEVIKQAELTILILVYICVAVMCMITFRSWAATLCIVLPLVLTSVLGNALMAFMGIGVKVATLPVVALGVGIGVDYGIYIYSRLESFLRAGLPLQEAYYQTLKSTGKAVLFTGLCLAIGVCTWIFSAIKFQADMGLMLTFMLLWNMFGALWLLPALAKFLIKPEKLAGQKGNSLFAH encoded by the coding sequence ATGACTTCCTTGAGCACTCATCATCAGGACAAGGCGACGTTCCTCGAACGCCTGATCTTCAACAACCGCCCGGCAGTGATCGTGATCTGCCTGCTGGTCAGCATTTTCCTGTTCTGGCAGGCCACGCTGATCCGGCCGTCCACCAGTTTCGAAAAAATGATCCCGCTCAAGCATCCGTTCATCGAGAAGATGATGGAGCACCGCAACGATCTGACGAACCTGGGCAACACCGTGCGCATTTCGGTGGAGGCCAAGGACGGTGACATCTTCTCCAAGGAGTACATGGAGACCCTGCGCCAGATCAACGACGAGGTGTTCTACATCTCCGGCGTCGACCGCTCCGGCCTGAAATCGCTGTGGAGCCCGAGCGTGCGCTGGACCGAAGTGACCGAGGAAGGTTTCGCCGGCGGTGAAGTGATCCCGCAGAGCTACGACGGCTCCCAGGACAGCCTCGACATGCTGCGCAACAACGTGCTCAAGTCTGGTCAGGTCGGGCGTCTGGTGGCCAACGACTTCAAGTCGAGCATCGTCGACATCCCGCTGTTGGAGTCCTACCCCGACCCGCAGGACCAGGGCAAGTTGCTGGCGCTGGACTACCGCCAGTTCTCCCATGAACTGGAGGACAAGATCCGCAACAAGTTCGAGGCGCAGAACCCCAACGTCAAGATCCACATCGTCGGTTTCGCCAAGAAGGTCGGGGACCTGATCGATGGCCTGGTGATGGTGGTGATGTTCTTCGGCATCGCTTTCGTCATCACCCTGATCCTGCTGCTGTGGTTCACCAACTGCCTGCGCAGTACCGTGGCGGTGTTGAGCACCACGCTGGTGGCGGTGGTCTGGCAACTGGGGTTGATGCACTTCTTCGGATTCGGCCTCGATCCGTATTCGATGCTGGTGCCGTTCCTGATCTTTGCCATCGGGATTTCCCACGGCGTGCAGAAGATCAACGGTATTGCCCTGCAATCGAGCGAGGCGGACAACGCCCTGACCGCCGCGCGGCGCACCTTCCGGCAGTTGTTCCTGCCGGGGATGATCGCGATTCTCGCGGATGCGGTGGGCTTCATCACGTTGCTGATCATCGACATCGGCGTGATCCGCGAACTGGCTATCGGCGCGTCCATCGGCGTTGCGGTGATCGTGTTCACCAACCTGATCCTGCTACCGGTGGCGATTTCCTACGTTGGCATCAGCAAGCGCGCCATCGCCAAGAGCAAGAAGGATGCGAACCGCGAACATCCGTTTTGGCGCCTGCTGTCGAATTTCGCCAGCCCGAAAGTCGCACCGGTGTCCATCGCGCTGGCGCTGATCGCCTTCGGTGGCGGCCTCTGGTACAGCCAGAACCTGAAGATCGGCGACCTCGACCAGGGTGCGCCGGAACTGCGTCCGGACTCGCGCTACAACAAGGACAACAACTTCATCATCAACAACTACTCCACCAGCTCCGACGTACTGGTGGTGATGGTCAAGACCAAGTCCGAAGGCTGTTCGCGCTACGAAGCCATGGCGCCGATCGATGAGCTGATGTGGAAGATGCAGAACACCGAGGGCGTGCAGTCGGCGATCTCGCTGGTGACCGTGTCCAAGCAGATGATCAAGGGCATGAACGAGGGCAACCTGAAATGGGAAACCCTGTCGCGTAACCCGGACGTGCTGAACAACTCCATCGCCCGTGCCGATGGCCTGTACAACAACAGTTGCTCGCTGGCGCCGGTGCTGGTGTTCCTCAACGACCACAAGGCTGAAACCCTCGACCGTGCGGTGAAAGCCGTGCAGGAATTCGCCAGGGACAACAACAAGGACGGTCTGGAATTCATACTCGCGGCGGGTAACGCCGGGATCGAAGCAGCCACCAACGAAGTCATCAAGCAGGCTGAACTGACCATCCTGATTCTGGTGTACATCTGCGTGGCGGTGATGTGCATGATCACCTTCCGTTCCTGGGCGGCGACCCTGTGCATCGTGCTGCCGCTGGTGCTGACCTCGGTGCTGGGCAACGCGCTGATGGCGTTCATGGGCATCGGCGTGAAGGTAGCGACGCTGCCGGTGGTGGCGCTGGGTGTGGGGATCGGCGTGGACTACGGCATCTACATCTACAGCCGTCTGGAAAGTTTCCTGCGTGCCGGCCTGCCGTTGCAGGAAGCCTATTACCAGACCCTGAAGTCGACCGGTAAAGCGGTACTGTTCACCGGCCTGTGCCTGGCCATCGGCGTGTGCACCTGGATCTTCTCGGCGATCAAGTTCCAGGCCGACATGGGCCTGATGCTGACCTTCATGCTGCTGTGGAACATGTTCGGTGCGCTGTGGCTGCTGCCGGCACTGGCCAAGTTCCTGATCAAGCCGGAGAAACTGGCGGGGCAGAAGGGCAATTCGTTGTTTGCTCACTGA